From a single Brassica napus cultivar Da-Ae chromosome C9, Da-Ae, whole genome shotgun sequence genomic region:
- the BNAC09G12500D gene encoding uncharacterized protein BNAC09G12500D — translation MDVLEVSCPVVVSLQAKLMGSEGCGGVRVSSNKTADNSNCEKTRVEIERSISKKGGGVSDPSQWRKLMHSHDFVHDRLTKLRVESSSEPQNGYLPIASPESAESSRKRGKLSRNSSSNLTSKRSRLILLDDTVRDNDSKELSGQGSTLSDKPLAVKQRSSCNGRRSDKRTPKVLTRTFSTVNPATGENAYFGAYGLKPDINDVTKLVEDLSLNKLLEGSYECPSLGKDKMKKLEKTNDTLLSVVRNVWSVLPTRRPVQSQISAELDASISRSLESPSSISATVNGENSVKVNALDGDLSSSSKDHCVNPEIPSSPLNFPLCESSDVLKRLGLPSPKDLDSLLQDASKPSQNSKNMLDQQRSAKQLPLRGGLPHFPWSQAYNASSRTNSEAAKLLTGKTLCQGRWLRIAETTMSSQESITNHFANLDSLTFNQNLVLPVQKQTGAGTKTTSCQCTEASVSTFQKASCVPTEAEGSRDVQDDARSCPQLLAAAQTLCDFAVQSGNHNNNPNGILRWPTMLSQKSMKARKSKLIETPLERHGTTESSSSLHLISSSKKNNHVRKDSAALHNHHDRHHLPKPSKRLKLSTMENKKGSFPSSSASAIESDRKHSSSSKFKNHSRMMMPPPPPPTRTLQKSSTYPHKARRFPGIG, via the exons ATGGACGTTTTGGAGGTTTCTTGTCCCGTGGTGGTTTCTTTGCAGGCTAAGCTTATGGGATCCGAAGGGTGCGGCGGAGTTAGGGTTTCGTCGAATAAAACAGCAGACAACAGCAACTGTGAGAAGACTCGCGTCGAGATTGAGCGTTCAATTAGTAAGAAAG GAGGAGGGGTTTCAGATCCGTCTCAATGGCGCAAGTTAATGCACTCACACGACTTTGTACATGATAGGCTTACCAAACTCCGAGTTGAAAGTTCTTCCGAGCCTCAGAACGGTTATCTACCGATCGCCAGTCCTGAAAGTGCAGAGTCTTCTAGGAAAAGAGGAAAGCTTTCGAGAAATAGTAGTAGCAACCTTACTTCCAAAAGGTCTAGATTGATTCTTTTAGATGACACTGTCAGAGATAATGACTCCAAGGAGTTATCTGGACAAGGATCTACTCTCTCAG ATAAACCCTTAGCAGTGAAGCAACGAAGCAGCTGTAATGGCAGGCGAAGTGATAAGAGGACTCCAAAAGTTCTCACTAGAACTTTTTCAACTGTCAATCCAGCCACTGGCGAAAATGCTTATTTTG GTGCCTATGGCTTGAAGCCTGATATAAATGATGTTACCAAACTCGTTGAAGATTTGTCACTGAACAAGCTTCTTGAAGGCTCTTATGAGTGTCCTTCTTTGGGCAAAGACAAAATGAAGAAACTTGAGAAGACTAATGACACTTTGCTGAGTGTAGTCAGAAATGTTTGGTCTGTTCTTCCAACTAGAAGGCCTgttcaatcacaaatctctgcTGAATTAGACGCTTCCATCAGCAGATCTCTGGAGTCGCCTAGCTCTATCTCTGCAACAGTAAATGGTGAAAACAGCGTTAAAGTAAATGCTCTTGATGGAGATCTATCCTCATCTTCTAAG GATCATTGTGTCAATCCTGAGATTCCTTCCTCACCACTTAATTTTCCATTATGCGAGTCTAGCGATGTATTGAAAAGATTAGGGCTTCCTTCGCCGAAAGATTTAGATTCTCTGCTCCAAGACGCTTCAAAACCTTCTCAGAACTCTAAGAACATGTTAGATCAGCAGCGTTCAGCTAAACAACTACCTCTACGTGGCGGATTGCCACATTTCCCGTGGTCACAGGCTTATAATGCGAGCTCTAGAACCAACTCGGAAGCTGCAAAGCTTCTTACTGGCAAAACGCTTTGTCAAGGGCGATGGCTAAGAATAGCCGAGACTACTATGAGCTCTCAGGAGAGTATAACCAATCATTTCGCAAATCTGGATTCACTCACTTTCAACCAAAACTTAGTCCTTCCAGTACAGAAGCAAACTGGTGCTGGAACTAAGACCACTTCGTGCCAGTGCACAGAAGCATCTGTGTCTACCTTTCAAAAAGCGTCATGTGTTCCTACTG AAGCAGAGGGCTCGCGAGATGTTCAAGACGATG CTCGATCCTGTCCTCAGCTACTAGCAGCTGCTCAAACGCTTTGTGACTTTGCAGTCCAATCCGGAAACCACAACAACAACCCAAACGGAATCCTCAGGTGGCCAACGATGCTTTCTCAGAAGTCAATGAAGGCCCGCAAATCCAAACTAATAGAAACGCCTCTTGAAAGGCACGGAACAACtgaatcctcctcctccttacATCTTATCTCAAGCAGCAAGAAGAACAACCACGTGAGAAAAGATTCAGCAGCGCTGCATAATCATCATGATCGCCATCATCTTCCTAAGCCCTCAAAGAGACTGAAACTATCAACGATGGAGAACAAGAAAGGATCATTCCCGAGCTCATCAGCATCCGCGATAGAGTCAGATAGAAAACATTCATCTTCAAGCAAGTTCAAGAATCATTCCCGTATGATGATGCCGCCGCCTCCACCACCAACGAGAACACTCCAAAAATCTTCCACTTATCCTCATAAAGCTCGGAGGTTTCCAGGAATCGGTTGA
- the LOC106406967 gene encoding probable non-inhibitory serpin-Z5 codes for MGREELKPTTSTRADMSVLEIIASPSRSKKELQKEMKKQNDADLALTGKVIASKARNSNFVFSPASLNSVLTIEAASASSATEERKAVFNETATVAFADGKANGGPKITAINGVWVEQSLPVDHSYKNLLVNVFKATFTQVDFRSKADQVRRELNKWVSDQTNGLIKDLLPPGSVDNKTDKVYGNALYFKGAWEDKFSKSKTKDRDFHLLNGTSVSVPFMSSGHDRQYVQRCGGFKVLVLPFRQGLDINRSFSMYFYLPDKKDGLDNLVKKMTSTPGFVDNHNPTCRVKLGDLAIPKFKISFGFEASRAFEGSLVSKALYHKACVEIDEEGAEAAAATIFAVPRSYTKASVDFVADHPFLFLIRENTTGTVLFAGQIFDP; via the exons ATGGGCCGAGAAGAGTTGAAGCCCACAACAAGCACTCGAGCAGATATGTCTGTCTTAGAGATAATCGCAAGTCCCTCTCGGTCAAAGAAGGAGCTGCAAAAAGAAATGAAGAAGCAAAACGACGCTGACTTGGCCCTTACTGGTAAAGTGATTGCTTCCAAAGCAAGAAACTCTAATTTCGTCTTCTCTCCGGCATCACTCAACAGCGTCCTAACCATTGAGGCTGCCAGTGCCAGCTCTGCTACTGAAGAACGGAAGGCCGTCTTCAACGAGACTGCTACCGTCGCTTTTGCTGATGGAAAGGCGAATGGTGGCCCTAAGATCACGGCAATCAACGGTGTTTGGGTCGAGCAATCACTCCCGGTTGATCATTCGTATAAAAATCTTTTGGTGAATGTCTTCAAGGCTACTTTCACTCAAGTTGACTTCAGGTCCAAG GCTGACCAAGTGCGTAGAGAGCTGAATAAATGGGTTTCAGATCAGACCAATGGTCTCATCAAGGATCTTCTTCCTCCTGGATCCGTTGATAACAAAACGGATAAGGTTTATGGAAACGCATTGTACTTCAAGGGAGCTTGGGAAGACAAATTCAGCAAGTCAAAGACGAAAGACAGAGACTTTCACCTTCTCAATGGAACCTCAGTCTCTGTGCCGTTCATGAGCAGTGGTCATGATCGCCAATACGTTCAGAGATGTGGTGGTTTCAAGGTCCTTGTGCTCCCATTTCGACAAGGCCTTGATATCAACCGCAGTTTCTCAATGTATTTCTATCTTCCCGACAAGAAAGATGGTTTGGATAATCTTGTTAAGAAAATGACATCAACCCCTGGTTTTGTGGATAATCACAATCCGACATGTCGAGTTAAACTTGGCGATCTCGCTATTCCAAAGTTTAAGATCTCTTTTGGGTTTGAGGCTTCAAGGGCTTTCGAGGGAAGTCTGGTTTCAAAGGCTTTGTATCATAAAGCTTGTGTCGAGATCGATGAAGAAGGCGCTGAAGCTGCTGCTGCTACTATTTTTGCTGTGCCAAGAAGCTATACTAAAGCTAGCGTTGATTTCGTGGCTGATCATCCCTTTCTTTTCTTGATTAGAGAGAACACAACGGGAACCGTTTTGTTTGCTGGTCAAATCTTCGATCCTTAA